A genomic segment from Anticarsia gemmatalis isolate Benzon Research Colony breed Stoneville strain chromosome 14, ilAntGemm2 primary, whole genome shotgun sequence encodes:
- the LOC142978228 gene encoding transcription elongation factor, mitochondrial — protein sequence MLLNIANPTRKLLNTLCYNCRLAALSKCYLSDSLDSKYTEEQKEKILQVINDSDTLSSYDISKVKLKKISQYRSSNGQIQTLSDVEYIEGFSEKSSKKLFTSILNGVPAEKKVSNKIKGQILHPNLSESVVKECERVLSVYVTVNSVCWTLIDKDNYGVLEWEYFSIDYPDGKRLQITDLLSIAWRVTQQLPTADIYVMKAEATTLRAAGSDPNNPKVMAVNLQKSQMISMIVALINARSLDMTLSGDHKNEENILEHKVYFLRPTLPYRLYGTLVGNERVSTDQTVDMLLRDLNERSSNNSHAYVSERLQNMFRSQKDLQKDMLGHCLLLSLTFMDLCVYKNQAKIAKLMKKRED from the exons ATGTTGTTGAATATCGCAAATCCTACGAGAAAGCTACTG AATACTTTGTGCTACAACTGCAGACTTGCTGCGCTCTCAAAATGTTATCTAAGCGATAGTTTAGATAGTAAATACACAGAGGAACAAAAAGAGAAAATTTTGCAGGTTATAAATGATTCCGATACACTATCGAG ttatgACATAAGCAAAGTAAAGTTAAAGAAAATATCTCAATATCGGAGTAGCAATGGTCAGATACAAACCTTATCTGATGTGGAATATATTGAGGGGTTCTCAGAGAAGTCCAGCAAGAagttatttacaagtatattgaATGGAGTACCTGCTGAAAAGAAAGTTTCTAATAAGATTAAAGGACAGATACTGCATCCTAATTTAAGTGAAAGTGTTGTAAAG GAATGTGAGCGAGTGTTAAGTGTGTATGTAACTGTGAACTCAGTCTGCTGGACTTTAATAGACAAAGATAATTATGGGGTGCTGGAATGGGAGTATTTCAGTATTGACTATCCAGACGGAAAGAGGCTTCAAATAACCGATTTATTGAGCATA GCGTGGCGTGTAACTCAACAGCTGCCAACAGCGGACATATACGTGATGAAGGCAGAAGCAACAACGCTGCGAGCGGCCGGCAGCGACCCCAACAACCCGAAGGTCATGGCTGTCAATCTTCAAAAGTCCCAAATGATCTCCATGATCGTAGCACTTATTAATGCTAGAAGTTTAGATATGACGTT atccGGTGATCACAAGAACGAAGAAAACATTTTAgaacataaagtttattttttgagGCCAACCCTACCATACAG ATTATACGGCACTCTAGTAGGTAATGAACGTGTATCAACAGATCAGACGGTAGACATGTTGTTAAGGGATCTAAACGAACGGTCCTCAAACAATTCTCATGCGTACGTTTCAGAACGACTGCAAAACATGTTTAGATCGCAGAAAGACTTACAAAAAGACATGTTGGGACATTGTTTGTTACTAAGTCTCACTTTTATGGacttatgtgtgtataagaatcAAGCGAAGATAGCTAAATTGATGAAGAAACGCGAAGATTAg
- the jim gene encoding zinc finger protein jim isoform X2, with the protein MALASSVSLYYSIVQRAARHYLEDYCHTDTTTPYVLYKDGVERAPPGTQWGGGVLDGGYQPMQHQSPGGPSPQPEPQLASPAPSPYPPAPPPPDPTGAAEDAAQQLAQQQAQQQAQQQQQQQQQQQQQQTSPEHMQVEQQLQSQPQPQPPTQDHLDRTPCFVPQPDLQQQYTPYFKEARPTSHMLGTGGFPLHYLKQNGGVLSLEGPLDQYATPDLRHLPDIVQPEPPKPRKHNPNSELRLFKCLTCGKDFKQKSTLLQHERIHTDSRPYGCPECGKRFRQQSHLTQHLRIHANEKPYACVYCPRSFRQRAILNQHLRIHSDVSPHLIFKNGTTPTLWPQDVPFPADENKEEVQSTFGDADGQNGEQRGSCFSPGDTAQYPAYFKDTKGLNHSVFSSGLSLQYLKGGKLPDVLGGRAMPLYVRCPICQKEFKQKSTLLQHGCIHIESRPYPCPECGKRFRQQSHLTQHLRIHTNEKPYGCVYCPRFFRQRTILNQHLRIHTGEKPYKCTQCGKDFRQKAILDQHTRTHQGDRPFCCPMPNCRRRFATEPEVKKHIDNHMNPHAAKARRADAAKTPRPLPPAAAVVKPELYFPQCYAPPFQQFPGSQPEFKPAVGPGAPVACLPAQ; encoded by the exons aCACGACAACACCCTACGTCCTCTACAAAGATGGCGTGGAGCGAGCTCCACCTGGCACGCAGTGGGGCGGCGGAGTGCTCGACGGCGGCTACCAGCCAATGCAACACCAGAGCCCCGGGGGACCCTCACCACAACCCGAGCCACAGCTCGCGTCCCCCGCGCCTTCACCATACCCACCAGCCCCGCCGCCCCCGGACCCGACCGGGGCCGCCGAGGACGCTGCCCAGCAGCTCGCGCAACAACAGGCTCAGCAGCAAGCGCAACAACAGCAACAGCAACAACAGCAGCAGCAACAGCAACAGACTTCTCCTGAACACATGCAAGTGGAGCAACAGCTCCAATCTCAACCACAGCCCCAGCCCCCGACGCAGGACCATCTCGACCGAACTCCATGCTTCGTCCCTCAGCCGGACCTACAGCAACAGTACACACCATATTTTAAGGAAGCCAGACCGACCAGCCACATGCTCGGTACCGGTGGCTTCCCACTACATTACCTGAAACAGAACGGTGGTGTACTCTCTCTGGAAGGTCCCTTGGACCAATACGCGACGCCCGATTTGCGTCACCTGCCTGATATAGTGCAGCCCGAGCCCCCGAAGCCGCGCAAGCACAACCCCAACTCGGAGCTGCGACTGTTCAAGTGCCTGACGTGCGGCAAAGACTTCAAGCAGAAGTCGACGTTGCTGCAGCACGAGCGGATCCACACGGACTCGCGGCCGTACGGGTGCCCGGAGTGCGGCAAGCGGTTCCGGCAGCAGTCTCACCTGACCCAGCACCTGCGCATCCACGCGAACGAGAAGCCGTACGCGTGCGTGTACTGCCCGCGCTCCTTCCGCCAGCGCGCCATCCTCAACCAGCACCTGCGCATCCATTCCG ACGTGTCGCCGCACCTCATCTTCAAGAACGGAACTACGCCCACGCTCTGGCCCCAGGATGTGCCCTTCCCCGCTGACGAGAACAAGGAGGAAGTGCAGTCGACGTTCGGCGACGCCGACGGACAAAACGGCGAGCAACGCGGCTCCTGCTTCTCGCCCGGTGACACTGCGCAGTACCCCGCTTACTTCAAAGATACAAAGGGTCTCAATCATTCGGTCTTTAGCTCAGGTCTCTCTCTGCAATACTTAAAGGGTGGTAAACTTCCCGACGTGCTCGGCGGCCGCGCGATGCCACTATACGTTCGCTGCCCTATCTGCCAAAAGGAGTTTAAGCAAAAGTCAACGCTTCTCCAACACGGCTGCATTCATATAGAGTCGCGTCCGTACCCGTGCCCGGAGTGCGGTAAGCGCTTCCGACAGCAATCGCATCTGACGCAGCACCTGCGTATTCATACCAATGAAAAGCCGTACGGCTGCGTGTACTGCCCACGTTTCTTCCGCCAGCGAACGATCCTCAACCAGCACTTGCGCATACATACCGGCGAGAAGCCGTACAAGTGCACGCAGTGCGGCAAAGACTTCAGGCAGAAGGCGATCCTCGACCAGCACACGCGGACGCACCAGGGCGACCGGCCGTTTTGCTGCCCGATGCCGAACTGTCGGCGGCGGTTCGCTACCGAGCCCGAGGTTAAGAAACATATTGATAACCACATGAATCCGCACGCGGCTAAGGCCAGGCGCGCGGACGCCGCTAAGACACCACGGCCCCTGCCCCCCGCGGCCGCCGTGGTCAAGCCTGAGCTGTACTTCCCGCAATGCTACGCGCCGCCGTTCCAGCAGTTCCCGGGCTCGCAGCCGGAGTTCAAGCCCGCCGTCGGTCCGGGCGCGCCGGTGGCGTGTCTGCCGGCGCAGTGA
- the jim gene encoding zinc finger protein jim isoform X1: MALASSVSLYYSIVQRAARHYLEDYCHTDTTTPYVLYKDGVERAPPGTQWGGGVLDGGYQPMQHQSPGGPSPQPEPQLASPAPSPYPPAPPPPDPTGAAEDAAQQLAQQQAQQQAQQQQQQQQQQQQQQTSPEHMQVEQQLQSQPQPQPPTQDHLDRTPCFVPQPDLQQQYTPYFKEARPTSHMLGTGGFPLHYLKQNGGVLSLEGPLDQYATPDLRHLPDIVQPEPPKPRKHNPNSELRLFKCLTCGKDFKQKSTLLQHERIHTDSRPYGCPECGKRFRQQSHLTQHLRIHANEKPYACVYCPRSFRQRAILNQHLRIHSGEKPYTCGECGKHFRQKAILNQHVRTHQDVSPHLIFKNGTTPTLWPQDVPFPADENKEEVQSTFGDADGQNGEQRGSCFSPGDTAQYPAYFKDTKGLNHSVFSSGLSLQYLKGGKLPDVLGGRAMPLYVRCPICQKEFKQKSTLLQHGCIHIESRPYPCPECGKRFRQQSHLTQHLRIHTNEKPYGCVYCPRFFRQRTILNQHLRIHTGEKPYKCTQCGKDFRQKAILDQHTRTHQGDRPFCCPMPNCRRRFATEPEVKKHIDNHMNPHAAKARRADAAKTPRPLPPAAAVVKPELYFPQCYAPPFQQFPGSQPEFKPAVGPGAPVACLPAQ, encoded by the exons aCACGACAACACCCTACGTCCTCTACAAAGATGGCGTGGAGCGAGCTCCACCTGGCACGCAGTGGGGCGGCGGAGTGCTCGACGGCGGCTACCAGCCAATGCAACACCAGAGCCCCGGGGGACCCTCACCACAACCCGAGCCACAGCTCGCGTCCCCCGCGCCTTCACCATACCCACCAGCCCCGCCGCCCCCGGACCCGACCGGGGCCGCCGAGGACGCTGCCCAGCAGCTCGCGCAACAACAGGCTCAGCAGCAAGCGCAACAACAGCAACAGCAACAACAGCAGCAGCAACAGCAACAGACTTCTCCTGAACACATGCAAGTGGAGCAACAGCTCCAATCTCAACCACAGCCCCAGCCCCCGACGCAGGACCATCTCGACCGAACTCCATGCTTCGTCCCTCAGCCGGACCTACAGCAACAGTACACACCATATTTTAAGGAAGCCAGACCGACCAGCCACATGCTCGGTACCGGTGGCTTCCCACTACATTACCTGAAACAGAACGGTGGTGTACTCTCTCTGGAAGGTCCCTTGGACCAATACGCGACGCCCGATTTGCGTCACCTGCCTGATATAGTGCAGCCCGAGCCCCCGAAGCCGCGCAAGCACAACCCCAACTCGGAGCTGCGACTGTTCAAGTGCCTGACGTGCGGCAAAGACTTCAAGCAGAAGTCGACGTTGCTGCAGCACGAGCGGATCCACACGGACTCGCGGCCGTACGGGTGCCCGGAGTGCGGCAAGCGGTTCCGGCAGCAGTCTCACCTGACCCAGCACCTGCGCATCCACGCGAACGAGAAGCCGTACGCGTGCGTGTACTGCCCGCGCTCCTTCCGCCAGCGCGCCATCCTCAACCAGCACCTGCGCATCCATTCCGGTGAGAAGCCATATACGTGCGGCGAGTGCGGCAAACATTTCCGCCAGAAGGCCATCCTGAACCAGCACGTCCGCACACACCAAG ACGTGTCGCCGCACCTCATCTTCAAGAACGGAACTACGCCCACGCTCTGGCCCCAGGATGTGCCCTTCCCCGCTGACGAGAACAAGGAGGAAGTGCAGTCGACGTTCGGCGACGCCGACGGACAAAACGGCGAGCAACGCGGCTCCTGCTTCTCGCCCGGTGACACTGCGCAGTACCCCGCTTACTTCAAAGATACAAAGGGTCTCAATCATTCGGTCTTTAGCTCAGGTCTCTCTCTGCAATACTTAAAGGGTGGTAAACTTCCCGACGTGCTCGGCGGCCGCGCGATGCCACTATACGTTCGCTGCCCTATCTGCCAAAAGGAGTTTAAGCAAAAGTCAACGCTTCTCCAACACGGCTGCATTCATATAGAGTCGCGTCCGTACCCGTGCCCGGAGTGCGGTAAGCGCTTCCGACAGCAATCGCATCTGACGCAGCACCTGCGTATTCATACCAATGAAAAGCCGTACGGCTGCGTGTACTGCCCACGTTTCTTCCGCCAGCGAACGATCCTCAACCAGCACTTGCGCATACATACCGGCGAGAAGCCGTACAAGTGCACGCAGTGCGGCAAAGACTTCAGGCAGAAGGCGATCCTCGACCAGCACACGCGGACGCACCAGGGCGACCGGCCGTTTTGCTGCCCGATGCCGAACTGTCGGCGGCGGTTCGCTACCGAGCCCGAGGTTAAGAAACATATTGATAACCACATGAATCCGCACGCGGCTAAGGCCAGGCGCGCGGACGCCGCTAAGACACCACGGCCCCTGCCCCCCGCGGCCGCCGTGGTCAAGCCTGAGCTGTACTTCCCGCAATGCTACGCGCCGCCGTTCCAGCAGTTCCCGGGCTCGCAGCCGGAGTTCAAGCCCGCCGTCGGTCCGGGCGCGCCGGTGGCGTGTCTGCCGGCGCAGTGA